A window from Canis aureus isolate CA01 chromosome 23, VMU_Caureus_v.1.0, whole genome shotgun sequence encodes these proteins:
- the KCNA4 gene encoding potassium voltage-gated channel subfamily A member 4, which translates to MEVAMVSAESSGCNSHMPYGYAAQARARERERLAQSRAAAAAAVAAATAAAAEGVGGPGGGAHQQHQQHQQHQQQQLQQQQPRGTCPALEPQGGRVARRRRRSRPNRRRPQPRPGGFPHGSDLLPSGSEERILRELSDEDEDDEDDEDAEEEARLGRGQDDRAAHGSCSDLLPRDDGAYGPGRPSGCCERVVINVSGLRFETQMKTLAQFPDTLLGDPEKRTQYFDPLRNEYFFDRNRPSFDAILYYYQSGGRLKRPVNVPFDIFTEEVKFYQLGEEALLKFREDEGFVREEEDRALPENEFKKQIWLLFEYPESSSPARGIAIVSVLVILISIVIFCLETLPEFRDDRDLIMALGAGGHGGSLNDSSAPHLENSGHTIFNDPFFIVETVCIVWFSFEFVVRCFACPSQALFFKNIMNIIDIVSILPYFITLGTDLAQHQGGGNGQQQQAMSFAILRIIRLVRVFRIFKLSRHSKGLQILGHTLRASMRELGLLIFFLFIGVILFSSAVYFAEADEPTTHFQSIPDAFWWAVVTMTTVGYGDMKPITVGGKIVGSLCAIAGVLTIALPVPVIVSNFNYFYHRETENEEQTQLTQNAVSCPYLPSNLLKKFRSSTSSSLGDKSEYLEMEEGVKESLCAKEEKCQGKGDDSETEKNNCSNAKAVETDV; encoded by the coding sequence ATGGAGGTCGCAATGGTGAGCGCCGAGAGCTCGGGCTGCAACAGCCACATGCCCTACGGCTACGCGGCGCAGGCCCGGGCCCGGGAGCGGGAGCGGCTGGCCCAGTCGagggccgcggcggccgcggcggtggcggcggccaCGGCCGCGGCCGCGGAGGGCGttgggggccccgggggcggcgcgcaccagcagcaccagcagcatcagcagcaccagcagcagcagctgcagcagcagcagccccgcGGCACCTGCCCCGCGCTCGAGCCCCAGGGCGGCCGTGTGGCCCGGAGGCGCCGGCGCTCGCGGCCCAACCGGAGGAGGCCTCAGCCGCGGCCCGGCGGCTTCCCGCACGGCTCGGACCTGCTGCCCAGCGGCTCGGAGGAGAGGATCCTGAGGGAGCTGAGCGACGAGGACGAGGACGACGAGGACGACGAGGACGCCGAGGAGGAGGCCCGGCTGGGCCGCGGCCAGGACGACCGCGCGGCCCACGGCTCCTGCAGCGACCTGCTGCCCCGGGACGACGGCGCCTACGGCCCGGGCCGGCCCAGCGGCTGCTGCGAGCGGGTGGTCATCAACGTGTCGGGCCTGCGCTTCGAGACCCAGATGAAGACCCTGGCCCAGTTTCCCGACACCTTGCTGGGCGACCCCGAGAAGAGGACGCAGTACTTCGACCCGCTGCGAAACGAGTATTTCTTCGACAGGAACCGGCCGAGCTTCGACGCCATCCTGTACTACTACCAGTCGGGCGGCCGCCTCAAGAGGCCGGTCAACGTGCCCTTCGACATCTTCACGGAGGAGGTGAAGTTCTACCAGCTGGGAGAGGAGGCCCTGCTCAAGTTCCGGGAGGACGAGGGCTTTGTGCGGGAGGAGGAGGACCGGGCCCTGCCGGAGAACGAGTTTAAAAAGCAGATCTGGCTCCTCTTCGAGTACCCGGAGAGCTCCAGCCCAGCCAGGGGCATCGCCATCGTGTCCGTCCTGGTCATCTTGATCTCCATCGTCATCTTCTGCCTGGAAACCCTGCCCGAGTTCCGGGACGACAGGGACCTCATCATGGCGCTGGGCGCGGGCGGACACGGCGGGTCGCTGAACGACTCCTCGGCGCCCCACCTAGAGAACTCAGGGCACACCATCTTCAACGACCCCTTCTTCATCGTGGAGACCGTCTGTATCGTCTGGTTCTCCTTCGAGTTCGTGGTTCGCTGCTTCGCTTGTCCCAGCCAAGCGCTCTTCTTCAAAAACATCATGAACATCATTGACATTGTCTCCATTTTGCCTTACTTCATCACGCTGGGCACCGATCTGGCCCAGCACCAGGGGGGCGGCAacgggcagcagcagcaggccaTGTCCTTTGCCATCCTCAGGATCATCCGTCTGGTCCGCGTGTTCCGGATCTTCAAGCTGTCCAGGCACTCCAAGGGCCTGCAGATCCTGGGCCACACGCTCCGAGCCAGCATGCGGGAGCTGGGCCTTCtgatcttcttcctcttcatcgGGGTCATCCTCTTCTCCAGCGCCGTGTACTTCGCGGAGGCCGATGAGCCCACCACCCATTTCCAGAGCATCCCAGATGCGTTTTGGTGGGCCGTGGTGACCATGACGACTGTGGGCTACGGGGACATGAAGCCCATCACCGTGGGGGGCAAGATCGTGGGGTCCCTGTGTGCCATCGCAGGTGTCTTAACCATCGCTTTGCCAGTGCCAGTGATTGTCTCTAACTTTAACTATTTCTACCACAGAGAGACTGAGAATGAGGAGCAGACGCAGCTGACACAGAATGCGGTCAGTTGCCCGTACCTCCCCTCTAATTTGCTGAAGAAATTTCGGAGCTCTACTTCTTCCTCCCTGGGGGACAAGTCAGAGTATCTGGAGATGGAAGAAGGAGTTAAGGAATCCCTCTGCGCGAAGGAGGAGAAGTGTCAGGGAAAGGGGGACGACAGCGAGACGGAGAAAAACAACTGTTCTAACGCCAAGGCTGTGGAGACCGATGTGTGA